In Pedobacter sp. W3I1, one DNA window encodes the following:
- a CDS encoding VOC family protein, translating to MKDREWMSIPVLKYVAIDATLAFWETLGFKITYRQDRPYKYAVMERNGCNLHLYHNKSMDISTPGNGCLIIVNDIQNIYQELSGSLKRKLGRVPSSGLPRISRMKPMGTRFTVTDPSGNPVILIQRGDKDKADYEIADQKGLTGLGKSIALAVRLRDFKEDYPAAAKTLDNALKKHLSEVEEGQKAEALIIRAELARTLNDYIKETQCYKLLADLDLSTNKKR from the coding sequence ATGAAAGACAGAGAATGGATGAGCATACCCGTATTGAAATACGTTGCCATAGATGCAACACTTGCTTTTTGGGAAACACTGGGTTTTAAAATCACCTATAGACAGGACCGGCCATACAAATATGCGGTTATGGAAAGAAATGGATGCAACCTGCATCTATATCATAACAAAAGTATGGATATTTCAACACCAGGTAACGGTTGTCTGATCATCGTTAATGATATTCAAAATATTTACCAGGAACTTTCCGGCAGCCTTAAGCGTAAACTCGGAAGGGTCCCTTCATCAGGTTTACCAAGGATTTCAAGAATGAAACCTATGGGAACACGCTTCACGGTAACCGACCCTTCCGGTAATCCTGTAATACTCATACAGCGTGGAGATAAAGATAAAGCCGATTATGAAATCGCAGATCAAAAGGGCCTAACCGGGCTCGGCAAGTCCATTGCACTTGCTGTAAGGTTAAGAGATTTTAAAGAAGATTACCCGGCTGCTGCCAAAACACTCGATAATGCCCTTAAAAAACACCTGAGTGAGGTTGAGGAAGGCCAAAAAGCAGAAGCCCTGATTATACGAGCTGAACTTGCCAGGACATTAAATGACTACATCAAAGAAACGCAATGTTATAAATTACTGGCCGATCTTGATCTCTCCACCAACAAAAAAAGATGA
- a CDS encoding helix-turn-helix domain-containing protein: protein MQDFIHDKKLYYSPVEFAFSHISGTWKIPILLSLEGGPVRYGDLKSRIPHITDKMLHTQLRELESKRMISRKVFREKPPRVEYALMQRALDAFPTIEALKKYGELLITLEADNIEKSTI from the coding sequence ATGCAGGATTTTATACACGATAAAAAACTTTATTACAGCCCGGTTGAATTTGCCTTTTCCCATATCAGTGGCACATGGAAAATACCCATCCTGCTTAGCCTGGAGGGAGGTCCGGTAAGATACGGCGACTTGAAGAGCAGGATCCCACACATAACAGATAAGATGCTGCATACGCAGTTGAGGGAATTGGAAAGTAAACGAATGATCAGCCGGAAAGTTTTCAGGGAGAAGCCTCCAAGGGTTGAATATGCATTGATGCAACGTGCCCTGGACGCTTTCCCTACAATAGAGGCATTGAAAAAATATGGTGAACTCTTAATTACGCTGGAAGCAGATAATATTGAAAAAAGCACTATTTAA
- a CDS encoding DUF4382 domain-containing protein encodes MKTNFINTIFAVFVVIGMIAFYGCKKNESGQGTTKVQIKMTDAPGNFDKINLSVKEIVLVSGDKPYVFAASTGIFDILDFRIGTSNPDILVASGEMPSGEITEIRLVLNETGNTIVVNGVQQELKTPSAQTSGWKVKLTANPELVEGAAYTLLLDFDAAKSIVSTGNGKYLLKPVVRGIAAATTGLISGTVLPLASHPEVLVIAGTDTVGTVADPLTGKFTVGGLSSGTYSVKFVPLVGYRDSTITAVKVALGQNTLLGTVTLKP; translated from the coding sequence TATAAATACCATTTTTGCCGTCTTCGTCGTAATCGGGATGATTGCCTTTTATGGATGTAAAAAAAATGAATCAGGGCAGGGAACAACTAAAGTTCAGATTAAAATGACCGATGCCCCGGGTAACTTCGATAAGATTAACTTAAGTGTAAAAGAGATTGTACTGGTATCAGGCGATAAGCCTTATGTATTTGCAGCCAGTACCGGTATATTCGATATCCTTGATTTTAGAATTGGAACCAGCAACCCTGATATTTTGGTGGCTTCAGGCGAAATGCCATCTGGTGAAATTACCGAAATCAGACTGGTACTTAACGAAACCGGAAATACTATTGTGGTAAATGGTGTTCAGCAGGAACTTAAAACGCCTAGTGCACAAACATCTGGCTGGAAGGTGAAATTAACAGCTAATCCTGAACTGGTTGAAGGCGCTGCTTATACATTACTATTAGACTTTGATGCAGCGAAATCCATCGTAAGCACCGGAAACGGAAAATATTTATTAAAACCAGTAGTACGTGGAATTGCAGCAGCAACTACAGGATTAATTTCGGGAACTGTTTTGCCTTTGGCAAGTCATCCTGAAGTATTGGTTATTGCAGGTACAGATACTGTCGGTACTGTTGCCGATCCTTTAACGGGTAAATTTACTGTTGGTGGCCTGTCTTCTGGTACCTACTCGGTTAAATTTGTACCCCTTGTTGGTTATAGAGATAGTACCATTACTGCTGTTAAAGTAGCTTTAGGGCAAAATACACTGTTAGGAACGGTTACTTTAAAACCGTAA
- a CDS encoding alpha/beta fold hydrolase produces MKNLFQTGNMLKSVLFLAIVMFAATQSKGQQLKPAERGYAPVNGLKVYYEVYGEGKPLVLIHGAFMTIETNWGQLIPQLSKTRKVIAIELQGHGHTPFSDRKLDQATLASDVEGVMKHLKIDSADVAGYSMGGAVAYQLTIQSPKRVKKLVIISATYKSTGWRPEVRNAFKNMKPEMFANTPMKTAYDAVAPDKTKWTKFIEQMIVFAGTTFDMGDANVAKITSPVLIIAGDNDGLDKIELIKTYQLLGGDKFADMGQCQNHISLLFLTRGM; encoded by the coding sequence ATGAAAAATCTATTCCAAACAGGTAATATGCTTAAATCAGTACTATTCCTTGCAATCGTTATGTTTGCAGCAACTCAATCAAAAGGACAACAGCTTAAACCTGCCGAACGTGGTTATGCACCGGTTAATGGCCTTAAAGTTTATTATGAAGTATATGGCGAGGGTAAACCGCTGGTATTAATCCATGGCGCATTTATGACCATCGAAACAAACTGGGGGCAATTAATACCCCAATTGTCGAAAACCAGAAAAGTGATTGCAATCGAATTACAGGGGCACGGGCACACACCATTTTCAGACCGAAAATTAGATCAGGCTACCCTGGCAAGTGATGTGGAAGGCGTAATGAAACATTTAAAAATAGACAGTGCTGATGTTGCAGGGTATAGCATGGGTGGCGCTGTAGCTTACCAGTTGACCATACAAAGCCCTAAACGCGTAAAAAAATTAGTGATCATTTCTGCTACTTATAAAAGTACAGGCTGGAGGCCCGAAGTAAGAAATGCATTTAAAAATATGAAGCCCGAAATGTTTGCGAATACGCCTATGAAAACTGCCTATGATGCAGTAGCCCCTGACAAAACAAAATGGACAAAATTTATAGAACAGATGATTGTTTTTGCAGGGACAACATTCGACATGGGAGACGCCAATGTTGCGAAAATTACTTCACCTGTGTTAATCATTGCAGGAGATAATGATGGCCTGGATAAAATAGAACTGATTAAAACCTATCAGTTATTAGGCGGTGATAAATTTGCCGATATGGGACAATGCCAAAATCACATCTCGCTATTGTTCCTGACCAGGGGCATGTAA
- a CDS encoding Gfo/Idh/MocA family protein codes for MNTRRDFLQKMGASALMLQLGSILAFANAPDPIEQPYEGRVLRVAIMGLGGYGTRVAEAMKACTKAKLVGVISGTPSKIKEWQTKYNIPEKNCYNYDNFDQVKNNPDIDAIYVITPNALHRSQVIRVAKAGKHAICEKPMALNAKEGQEMVDACKKANVKLLVGYRLHFEPRTLEVIRMRNAGDFGKIMFFQGQCGFKAGDPLQWRLNKALAGGGSMMDIGIYAINGARYMVGEEPIWVTAQETKTDPVKFKEGVDETIQFQLGFPGGAVASCLSSYNINHLDRFFMSGDKGFAEMQPSTGYGPIKGRTHKGELTQPITTHQTVQMDEMATIIFEDKKPVVPVNGEEGLKDLKIIDAIYEAVKTGKKVKLTA; via the coding sequence ATGAATACCAGAAGAGATTTTTTACAAAAAATGGGCGCATCAGCATTGATGCTGCAATTAGGTTCAATATTGGCATTTGCAAACGCTCCTGATCCAATCGAACAGCCTTACGAGGGTAGGGTACTCAGAGTAGCCATTATGGGTTTAGGTGGATATGGCACCCGTGTAGCAGAAGCTATGAAGGCCTGTACCAAGGCGAAGCTGGTAGGGGTAATTAGTGGCACGCCTTCAAAAATTAAAGAATGGCAAACGAAGTATAACATCCCGGAAAAGAATTGTTATAACTATGACAACTTCGATCAGGTAAAAAATAATCCGGATATAGATGCGATTTATGTGATTACTCCAAATGCACTGCACCGTAGTCAGGTTATCCGGGTAGCAAAAGCAGGAAAACATGCCATATGTGAGAAACCGATGGCATTGAATGCCAAAGAGGGACAAGAGATGGTTGATGCTTGCAAAAAAGCAAATGTAAAGTTACTGGTTGGCTATAGGTTACATTTTGAACCCCGTACACTCGAGGTGATCCGAATGAGAAATGCGGGCGACTTCGGTAAGATCATGTTTTTCCAGGGACAATGTGGTTTTAAAGCAGGCGATCCTTTGCAATGGCGATTAAACAAAGCGCTTGCAGGTGGGGGATCAATGATGGATATCGGAATCTATGCAATTAACGGGGCAAGGTATATGGTGGGCGAAGAGCCGATTTGGGTGACGGCTCAGGAAACCAAGACCGACCCGGTAAAGTTTAAAGAAGGTGTAGATGAAACCATACAATTTCAATTAGGTTTCCCGGGCGGTGCGGTAGCCTCCTGCTTGTCTAGTTATAACATCAATCACCTGGATAGATTTTTTATGAGCGGCGACAAAGGATTTGCAGAAATGCAACCTTCTACTGGTTATGGTCCGATTAAGGGTAGAACACATAAAGGAGAACTCACACAGCCCATCACTACTCACCAAACCGTACAGATGGATGAAATGGCAACTATTATTTTTGAAGATAAGAAGCCAGTCGTTCCTGTAAACGGCGAGGAAGGCTTGAAAGATCTTAAAATTATTGATGCCATCTACGAGGCTGTAAAAACAGGAAAAAAGGTCAAACTAACTGCTTAG
- a CDS encoding efflux RND transporter periplasmic adaptor subunit: MRSIYKYFILVSFPFYLAGCSSPNAEKEPEKEAVHEKSDIVTLTPEQYKLSEITLGDIELKELSGTTKVNGVLDLPPQSLVSISTPLEGIVKSTSMLQGKRVAKGALVAVMQNPEFIQMQQDYLDYKSQLQFLKQELDRQEELAKENVNSKKALQKARSEYQSVSARLLGQRSKLSIMNVSFSTLEKGQIQKTFNLYTPMAGYVTQVNTNIGAFASTTDVLFKIADTEHLHAELTVFEKDVPKLKLGQKVRFVLANEEKERMATVYLIGREISKERTVQIHCHLDKEDTQLLPGMYLKAYVESGMNKVEALPDVAIVEFEGKKFVFIDQPAAKGSNTYRYRMMEVKTGVAENGYTQVSFTGPINDVKVVVKGAYDLLSKVKNAEEEGEEH; encoded by the coding sequence ATGAGATCCATATATAAATATTTTATCCTGGTGTCTTTTCCGTTTTATTTAGCTGGCTGTAGCAGCCCCAATGCAGAAAAGGAGCCCGAAAAAGAGGCAGTTCACGAAAAAAGCGATATCGTAACCCTCACCCCAGAGCAATACAAGCTTTCGGAAATTACCCTGGGTGATATTGAATTGAAGGAATTAAGCGGAACAACAAAAGTAAACGGCGTACTTGATCTTCCCCCGCAAAGTCTGGTGTCTATTTCTACACCGCTGGAAGGGATTGTAAAAAGCACCAGTATGCTGCAGGGAAAGCGGGTAGCTAAGGGAGCCCTGGTGGCGGTAATGCAAAATCCGGAATTCATTCAGATGCAACAAGACTACCTGGATTATAAAAGCCAGCTGCAGTTTTTAAAGCAGGAGCTCGACCGCCAGGAAGAATTGGCAAAGGAAAACGTAAATTCCAAAAAAGCATTACAGAAAGCAAGGAGTGAATACCAGAGTGTGAGTGCCAGATTGCTGGGACAACGTTCAAAACTTTCCATTATGAATGTCAGTTTTTCGACACTGGAAAAAGGACAGATACAGAAGACTTTTAACCTCTATACACCAATGGCAGGTTATGTTACGCAGGTGAACACCAATATTGGCGCCTTTGCCAGCACAACCGATGTACTCTTCAAAATCGCCGATACCGAACACCTGCATGCCGAGCTTACAGTATTTGAAAAGGACGTTCCCAAGCTTAAACTGGGGCAAAAAGTCCGTTTTGTACTGGCCAATGAGGAGAAAGAACGCATGGCTACAGTTTACCTCATCGGCAGGGAAATTAGTAAAGAGCGTACCGTGCAAATTCACTGCCACCTGGACAAGGAGGATACACAACTGCTTCCGGGTATGTACCTTAAGGCTTATGTAGAAAGCGGCATGAACAAGGTAGAAGCATTACCGGATGTAGCTATTGTTGAATTTGAAGGCAAAAAATTCGTATTTATTGATCAACCGGCTGCTAAGGGCAGTAACACTTACCGATACCGGATGATGGAAGTGAAAACAGGTGTTGCTGAGAACGGTTATACCCAGGTTTCTTTTACCGGGCCGATCAATGATGTAAAGGTGGTGGTAAAGGGCGCTTATGATCTGTTGAGCAAGGTAAAGAATGCCGAAGAAGAAGGTGAGGAACATTAA
- a CDS encoding CusA/CzcA family heavy metal efflux RND transporter, translating into MKKNNQNTGGSYIDKKPNAYFIRSEGLINSMEDIENIVVRTNENSIPVLIRNVAEVRIGAATRYGAMTRNDQGEVVGAVVMMLKGANSSKVIANVKTRMDQIAKNLPEGVVIEPFLDRTKLVNSAIGTVTKNLAEGALIVIFVLVLLLGNFRAGLIVASVIPLAMLFAVCLMNLFGVSGNLMSLGAIDFGLVVDGAVIIVEASLHHLGIRKNKNKLSQQEMDAEIFESASKIRNSAAFGEIIILIVYLPILALVGIEGKMFRPMAQTVAFAILGAFILSLTYVPMMSALFLNKTISTKRNISDKIISFFQRVYTPMLNFALRARLAVVGIAIGLFAICLIIFNYLGAEFIPTLEEGDFAVETRVLTGSSLSQTIEAATRAAKVLKANFPEVKEVIGKIGSSEIPTDPMPVEACDLIIILKDKGDWTNASTRDELAGKMQAKLEQYIPGVTFGFQQPIQMRFNELMTGARQDVVIKVYGEDFSKLSTYASKIGAIARKIDGAQDVYVEQASGLPQVIIKFHREKIAQFGLNIEDVNTAIRSGFAGEVAGLVFEGEKRFDMVVRLEKENRQSLEDVKNLFVTAPNGNQIPLEQLADIEYKEGPNQIQRDDAKRRITVGFNVRGRDVESIVKEIQQKIDAEVKFSPGYYPTFGGTFENLQAANKRLGIAVPLALLLILLLLYLTFSSIKHALLIFTAIPLSAIGGVFALWARGMPFSISAGIGFIALFGVAVLNGIVLISEFNRLKKEGMKDIQEIIKTGTSVRLRPVIMTALVASLGFLPMAISGGSGAEVQRPLATVVIGGLISATLLTLLVLPVLYIWVEKMGRKKVRVAPVAGIIVMSITLFGLQPAKAQTPLTLEQAVSSALQNNRSISGASLGVGLQRALRKSAFEMPKTEVSMLYGQYNSLVKNDNNFTVSQSIPFPTLFAANAALGDERIKAGQLQVASSKNELIFQVKTVYTNLQYLYSKEKLLLEQDSIYKGFVKSASLKYKTGEGNLLEKVTAETQLKDVQNLLDQNRSDIEIYKAQLATLLGRSGLPVIADKFLRETPEISVGDTALLNENPAIAYFRQQIVIAEKQRKVELAKALPDFTLGYFNQSLTGFQNVNGSDVFFNRAKRFQGFQVGLSVPLFYKSYAAKAKAASINRDIASNDLELQQRKLTGQYQQALGEYMKNRKRYDYFLTLALANAALILKNSRIAYQNGEIGYSEYLLSLKQANGIYESRLVALLQLSQSINQIEFLTGNNKSF; encoded by the coding sequence TTGAAAAAAAACAACCAGAACACCGGCGGCTCTTATATCGATAAGAAGCCCAATGCTTATTTTATTAGGAGCGAGGGACTCATCAACAGTATGGAGGATATTGAGAACATTGTGGTTCGGACCAACGAAAACAGCATTCCGGTGCTAATCCGAAATGTGGCCGAAGTGAGGATCGGTGCGGCCACCAGGTACGGTGCCATGACCAGAAATGATCAGGGTGAAGTAGTTGGGGCCGTAGTGATGATGTTAAAGGGCGCCAATTCTTCCAAGGTTATTGCAAACGTAAAAACCCGGATGGATCAGATTGCGAAGAACCTTCCAGAAGGAGTGGTTATCGAGCCATTTCTCGACCGCACCAAACTGGTAAACAGTGCTATTGGTACAGTGACCAAAAACCTGGCAGAGGGCGCATTAATCGTCATCTTTGTGCTGGTACTGCTTTTGGGGAATTTCCGTGCCGGACTGATTGTGGCCTCGGTTATTCCACTTGCGATGCTTTTTGCGGTATGCCTGATGAACCTTTTTGGTGTCAGCGGAAACCTGATGAGCCTTGGTGCCATTGATTTTGGACTGGTTGTAGATGGTGCGGTAATCATTGTAGAAGCTTCACTTCATCATCTGGGGATCCGGAAAAACAAAAACAAGTTAAGCCAGCAGGAGATGGATGCAGAGATTTTTGAATCTGCTTCCAAGATCCGGAACAGCGCCGCCTTCGGTGAGATCATTATTCTCATCGTTTACCTGCCGATTCTGGCTCTGGTTGGTATAGAAGGCAAGATGTTCAGGCCAATGGCCCAAACAGTGGCTTTTGCTATCCTTGGTGCTTTTATCCTGTCGCTCACTTACGTACCGATGATGAGTGCACTGTTTTTAAACAAAACCATCAGCACCAAAAGAAATATCTCAGACAAAATCATATCTTTTTTTCAAAGGGTCTATACCCCAATGTTGAATTTTGCCCTTCGGGCAAGGCTAGCCGTTGTGGGCATCGCAATAGGATTATTTGCCATTTGCCTTATTATTTTCAATTACCTGGGCGCTGAATTTATTCCAACACTAGAAGAGGGCGATTTTGCAGTAGAAACCAGGGTGCTTACCGGAAGCAGTCTTTCACAGACTATTGAAGCGGCTACACGGGCTGCGAAGGTATTAAAGGCCAACTTCCCTGAAGTTAAGGAAGTTATTGGAAAGATCGGCTCTAGCGAGATTCCTACAGACCCTATGCCGGTAGAAGCCTGTGACCTGATCATCATCCTAAAGGATAAGGGCGACTGGACAAATGCTTCGACCAGAGACGAGCTTGCGGGAAAGATGCAGGCCAAGCTGGAACAGTATATTCCTGGAGTTACCTTCGGGTTTCAGCAGCCCATCCAGATGCGCTTTAATGAACTCATGACCGGTGCAAGGCAGGATGTTGTCATCAAGGTTTATGGAGAGGATTTTTCAAAACTGAGTACTTATGCATCAAAGATCGGTGCTATCGCCAGAAAAATCGATGGTGCCCAGGATGTTTATGTGGAACAGGCCTCAGGACTTCCGCAGGTCATTATCAAATTTCATCGGGAAAAGATCGCGCAGTTCGGATTGAATATTGAGGATGTGAATACCGCTATCCGCTCGGGATTTGCCGGAGAGGTTGCAGGCCTTGTATTTGAAGGAGAAAAACGATTTGATATGGTTGTTCGCCTGGAAAAAGAGAACAGGCAGTCGCTGGAAGATGTGAAGAACTTGTTTGTAACTGCACCCAATGGCAACCAGATCCCGCTTGAACAGCTTGCCGATATCGAGTACAAGGAAGGTCCGAACCAAATCCAGCGCGATGATGCAAAGCGGCGGATTACCGTTGGCTTTAATGTGAGGGGAAGGGATGTGGAAAGTATCGTGAAGGAAATCCAGCAGAAAATTGATGCGGAGGTTAAATTTTCGCCAGGATATTACCCAACCTTTGGCGGAACTTTTGAGAACCTGCAGGCAGCCAATAAAAGATTGGGTATTGCCGTGCCACTGGCCTTATTGCTCATTTTACTGTTGCTTTACCTCACCTTTTCATCCATTAAACATGCGCTTTTAATTTTTACCGCAATTCCATTGTCGGCCATTGGTGGCGTATTCGCCTTATGGGCAAGGGGCATGCCATTTAGCATCTCTGCAGGCATAGGCTTTATTGCACTTTTTGGTGTAGCGGTACTAAATGGTATTGTACTGATCAGTGAATTTAACAGGTTAAAAAAAGAAGGAATGAAAGATATTCAGGAAATAATTAAGACAGGAACTTCGGTCAGACTTCGCCCGGTGATTATGACGGCGCTTGTGGCCTCTCTGGGATTTCTGCCAATGGCTATCTCGGGCGGAAGCGGGGCTGAAGTGCAGCGCCCTCTGGCAACCGTTGTCATCGGCGGACTGATCTCTGCAACACTGCTCACCCTTTTGGTACTTCCGGTGCTTTATATCTGGGTAGAAAAAATGGGACGCAAAAAAGTACGCGTTGCGCCCGTAGCGGGAATAATCGTTATGTCTATTACTTTGTTTGGATTGCAGCCAGCTAAGGCCCAGACGCCATTAACCCTTGAACAGGCGGTATCTTCGGCATTGCAAAACAACAGGTCGATCAGCGGGGCGAGCCTTGGTGTAGGATTGCAGCGGGCGCTGCGGAAAAGCGCCTTTGAAATGCCCAAAACCGAAGTATCTATGCTTTACGGGCAGTACAACAGCCTGGTTAAAAACGACAACAACTTTACCGTTTCGCAAAGCATTCCTTTCCCAACACTTTTCGCTGCAAATGCGGCATTGGGCGATGAACGTATCAAAGCAGGCCAGCTTCAGGTTGCTTCGAGCAAAAATGAACTCATTTTCCAGGTTAAAACTGTTTATACGAATCTTCAGTACCTGTATTCGAAAGAAAAACTGCTGCTCGAACAAGACAGCATTTACAAGGGGTTCGTAAAATCGGCTTCGTTAAAGTACAAAACAGGCGAAGGCAACCTGCTTGAAAAGGTAACTGCTGAGACACAGCTCAAGGATGTACAGAACCTGCTCGATCAAAACAGATCTGATATAGAAATTTATAAAGCGCAGCTTGCTACGCTTCTGGGCAGGAGCGGGCTACCTGTAATCGCTGACAAGTTTTTAAGGGAAACGCCCGAGATTTCGGTTGGAGATACAGCACTTTTGAATGAAAATCCAGCCATTGCTTATTTCAGGCAACAAATTGTGATCGCCGAAAAACAGCGCAAGGTAGAGCTTGCTAAAGCACTTCCCGATTTTACCCTTGGCTATTTCAACCAGTCGCTAACCGGTTTTCAAAACGTTAATGGGAGTGATGTTTTCTTTAATCGCGCTAAACGTTTCCAGGGCTTCCAGGTTGGACTTTCTGTTCCGCTATTTTACAAATCTTATGCTGCAAAGGCAAAAGCTGCATCAATTAACAGGGATATTGCCTCGAACGACCTGGAGCTCCAGCAGCGAAAACTAACAGGCCAGTATCAGCAGGCCCTGGGAGAATATATGAAAAACAGGAAACGTTACGACTATTTTCTGACGTTGGCCCTGGCCAATGCGGCACTGATATTAAAAAACAGCCGAATTGCCTATCAAAACGGAGAAATAGGCTATTCGGAATACCTGTTGAGCCTTAAACAGGCAAATGGTATTTACGAATCGCGGCTGGTGGCGCTGCTTCAGTTAAGCCAGAGTATCAACCAGATTGAATTTTTAACCGGTAATAACAAATCATTTTAA
- a CDS encoding efflux RND transporter permease subunit, producing the protein MLNRIIQFSIRQKLLVGIMMLALIAWGIYSLKQLPIDALPDITNNQVQIITSSPSNGAEDIERFVTYPVEQTMATIPGIEEIRSFSRFGLSVVTVVFKENVEIYWARQQVSERLAGVEKAIPKGIGTPEIAPLTTGLGEIYQYVIHPKKGYEKKYDATELRTIQDWIVRRQLLGVEGIADVSSFGGYLKQYEIALNPDKLRSMDISISDIFKALEKKQPEHRRLLYR; encoded by the coding sequence ATGCTGAACAGAATAATACAGTTCTCTATCAGGCAGAAACTGCTGGTGGGAATTATGATGCTGGCGCTGATTGCCTGGGGTATATACTCCCTTAAACAGTTGCCCATAGATGCCCTTCCCGATATTACCAATAATCAGGTGCAAATTATTACCTCCTCGCCGAGCAACGGTGCGGAGGATATAGAGCGCTTTGTAACCTATCCGGTCGAACAAACCATGGCCACCATTCCCGGAATAGAGGAAATCCGTTCCTTTAGCAGGTTCGGGCTTTCTGTTGTAACTGTGGTGTTTAAGGAAAATGTAGAGATTTACTGGGCCCGCCAACAGGTAAGCGAAAGGCTTGCCGGGGTGGAAAAGGCCATTCCGAAGGGGATCGGTACGCCCGAAATTGCGCCATTAACCACCGGACTGGGAGAGATTTATCAATACGTGATCCATCCCAAAAAAGGATACGAAAAGAAATATGATGCGACCGAGCTCCGTACCATTCAGGATTGGATTGTTCGCCGCCAGCTCCTGGGTGTAGAGGGTATAGCAGACGTGAGCAGTTTTGGGGGATACCTGAAGCAGTACGAGATTGCGCTCAATCCCGACAAGCTCAGGAGTATGGATATATCCATTAGCGATATTTTTAAGGCACTTGAAAAAAAACAACCAGAACACCGGCGGCTCTTATATCGATAA
- a CDS encoding acyltransferase, whose product MSTNLNNELATKPHYPILDGLRGVAAIIVVTFHLTEPLGTGHLDILVNHGYLAVDFFFLLSGFVMGYAYDDRWPKMTVGNFFKRRIVRLQPMVILGMTLGAIGFYFTDSTIWPLIHTISIWKMLLVLLIGYTILPIPLSLDIRGWQEMHPLNSVGWSLFFEYIANILYAVWIRKFSKTALSILVVIAAIALAHLAITNGDVSGGWTLNVEQVRIGFTRTLYPFFAGLLLSRIAKPTRIKNAFLWCSLLVALVLYMPRIGGAGHLWMNGIYESICIIIVFPLIVYLGASGVLQTQREHKICKFLGEISYPLYLVHYPLVYFYVAWISNHKGTTIVQAWPYALLILIGSVVLAYAALKWYDEPVRKWLRKKLA is encoded by the coding sequence ATGAGTACTAACCTGAATAATGAGCTGGCCACCAAGCCACACTACCCTATATTAGATGGCCTTCGCGGTGTAGCAGCCATCATCGTTGTCACTTTTCACCTTACCGAGCCCTTAGGAACCGGGCACCTGGACATCCTGGTTAACCACGGTTATCTGGCTGTAGATTTTTTCTTTTTATTATCAGGCTTTGTAATGGGCTATGCCTATGACGACCGATGGCCTAAAATGACGGTCGGCAATTTTTTCAAACGCCGTATCGTACGTCTTCAACCCATGGTAATTTTGGGGATGACACTCGGTGCTATTGGATTCTATTTTACAGATTCTACCATATGGCCACTCATTCATACTATCTCTATCTGGAAGATGCTGCTGGTGCTGCTGATTGGTTATACCATCCTGCCTATACCATTATCGCTTGATATACGTGGCTGGCAGGAGATGCATCCCCTGAATAGTGTAGGCTGGTCGTTGTTTTTTGAATACATTGCTAACATTCTTTATGCAGTATGGATCAGGAAATTTTCTAAAACGGCATTAAGTATTTTAGTGGTTATCGCTGCCATCGCATTGGCACATCTGGCCATTACAAACGGCGACGTAAGCGGCGGCTGGACACTGAATGTAGAACAGGTTCGCATTGGCTTTACCCGTACCCTATACCCTTTCTTTGCGGGTTTGTTGCTTTCGCGTATCGCGAAGCCGACCCGGATTAAAAACGCGTTTTTATGGTGTAGTCTTTTAGTAGCTCTGGTACTTTATATGCCACGCATCGGCGGTGCCGGGCATCTTTGGATGAACGGAATTTATGAATCTATTTGTATTATCATCGTTTTCCCGCTCATCGTATATCTTGGCGCCAGTGGTGTGCTGCAAACACAAAGGGAGCACAAGATATGCAAATTTTTAGGTGAGATCTCCTATCCGTTATACCTGGTACATTATCCGCTGGTTTATTTTTATGTAGCCTGGATTAGTAATCATAAAGGCACAACTATTGTTCAGGCCTGGCCGTATGCCCTGCTCATTTTAATAGGCAGCGTTGTTTTGGCCTATGCCGCATTGAAATGGTACGATGAGCCGGTACGCAAATGGTTGCGGAAAAAGCTTGCCTAA